One Prunus dulcis chromosome 8, ALMONDv2, whole genome shotgun sequence DNA window includes the following coding sequences:
- the LOC117638341 gene encoding uncharacterized protein LOC117638341: MACKAKLMIPEDEKYEGKPYALSHTRTAITTIKAKFNTQQLQRFEGSCFGHLLLIEDLKWNSQIVHGLLMRKADPKTVTQVNGIKFIVGNKLIQFTAQQFCLITGLRFGKLPFIPKATNENCSLKRKYFSTNKPATLLDLHTAFIECTDDEDALKLGMVYFANFVLLGTEKHVLIDMRYLKLAEDLEEFDKYPWGAVSYAMTNASLLRAVCAEYQRVKVPQKRKMPKQRGKRTQTRMRSGRPREYIIRGFGFALQIWAFEVFPALEALHFTVHEDNRHIPRILHWRSNTVARFREVMSQVFENFEVDVQLLRPTDIEKQQPYWSWGDDDNEEPMVELFGDEAEEKTGTSSEEKDADVEETATLPSSSKAKGSVNDVRSLKHQLRSTKDQLAKLRSSNRGLRNRVRDLEAIVQKNCLKHENECDRNKKAIRDLTLKIAEVEHYLKLEMEELKKNYGGEAHEEVCTAQMNDGGQNDLSPVNEPTSPTTAAPKMDTQVPADGVEPFPGMHTERGEMEAPVCGDGVEHFPASDQQGAPREPEVPADRVEPFPAMETAKSYYLAEFNRHFSMINNEMLPVVHLIEEIRNVLQNWFSQRRDLSIKCKSMMCPDLGEKKLRKRLDAASRMNVVKINYVEYNVLDGDMNSLVHLQNHNCTCTKFDLEQL, from the exons ATGGCTTGTAAAGCAAAGCTTATGATTCCTGAGGATGAGAAGTACGAAGGAAAGCCATATGCCCTTTCACACACAAGGACCGCCATTACAACAATAAAGGCGAAGTTCAATACGCAGCAGTTACAGAGGTTCGAGGgaagttgttttggtcatctaTTACTGATAGAGGACCTGAAGTGGAATTCACAAATTGTCCACGGCCTGTTGATGAGGAAGGCTGATCCTAAGACAGTTACACAGGTGAACGGGATAAAATTCATTGTGGGTAACAAGTTGATACAATTCACAGCCCAACAATTTTGCCTCATCACGGGGCTAAGGTTCGGAAAGCTCCCTTTCATTCCGAAGGCGACAAATGAAAATTGCTCGTTGAAGCGAAAATACTTCAGCACCAATAAACCTGCCACCCTTTTGGACCTACACACCGCCTTCATCGAGTGCACAGATGATGAGGATGCGTTAAAGCTTGGAATGGTCTATTTTGCCAATTTTGTTCTATTGGGTACTGAAAAGCATGTGCTTATTGACATGCGCTATTTGAAGTTGGCTGAAGACCTAGAGGAGTTTGACAAGTATCCATGGGGCGCAGTGTCATATGCAATGACAAATGCTTCACTGTTGAGGGCCGTTTGTGCTGAATACCAACGAGTCAAAGtgccccaaaaaagaaaaatgcccaAACAACGTGGAAAGAGAACGCAGACAAGAATGCGAAGTGGTAGACCAAGAGAGTACATCATAAGGGGGTTTGGCTTCGCTCTTCAG ATTTGGGCCTTTGAAGTGTTCCCAGCTTTGGAAGCATTGCATTTCACGGTCCATGAAGACAATAGGCACATCCCTCGAATATTACATTGGAGGAGCAACACGGTGGCCCGTTTTCGGGAGGTTATGAGTCAGgtttttgaaaactttgag GTTGATGTGCAACTTCTCCGGCCAACAGATATTGAGAAGCAACAACCTTACTGGAGTTGGGGTGATGATGACAACGAAGAACCAATGGTTGAATTATTTGGGGATGAGGCCGAAGAAAAAACCGGCACTTCTAGTGAAGAAAAAGACGCGGATGTTGAGGAAACAGCCACCCTTCCCTCCTCTTCTAAG GCCAAAGGGTCTGTTAATGACGTTCGCAGTTTGAAGCATCAATTACGCAGCACTAAGGATCAGTTGGCTAAGCTACGTAGTTCAAATCGGGGGCTTAGGAACAGAGTTCGTGACTTGGAAGCTATTGTACAGAAGAACTGTTTGAAGCATGAGAACGAGTGTGACAGAAATAAAAAGGCTATTCGGGATTTGACCCTAAAAATTGCTGAAGTCGAACATTATTTGAAGTTGGAGATGGaggagttaaaaaaaaattatggtggaGAAGCCCATGAGGAAGTCTGTACTGCCCAGATGAATGACGGAGGGCAGAATGATTTGTCACCCGTAAATGAACCTACTAGTCCGACTACAGCAGCACCTAAAATGGACACTCAAGTTCCAGCTGATGGAGTAGAACCCTTCCCAGGCATGCATACAGAACGGGGTGAAATGGAAGCACCAGTCTGTGGTGATGGAGTGGAACACTTTCCAGCCTCAGATCAACAAGGGGCTCCAAGGGAACCAGAAGTCCCTGCTGATAGAGTGGAACCCTTCCCAGCCATGGAA ACAGCCAAGTCTTACTATCTAGCAGAGTTCAATCGTCATTTCTCCATGATAAACAATGA GATGCTTCCGGTGGTACACTTGATTGAGGAAATTAGGAATGTGCTTCAGAATTGGTTTAGTCAACGTCGAGATTTGTCAATAAAATGTAAATCTATGATGTGCCCTGATTTAGGCGAAAAGAAGTTAAGGAAGAGGCTGGACGCTGCTTCGAGGATGAATGTGGTCAAAATCAATTATGTGGAGTATAATGTGCTTGATGGTGATATGAACAGTCTTGTGCACTTGCAAAACCACAATTGTACATGTACAAAGTTTGACTTAGAGCAACTCTGA